A section of the Myxocyprinus asiaticus isolate MX2 ecotype Aquarium Trade chromosome 22, UBuf_Myxa_2, whole genome shotgun sequence genome encodes:
- the c22hxorf65 gene encoding uncharacterized protein CXorf65 homolog translates to MFVYIKHGDNEQFFVNTNCPVVYLMEYIRTRLGLAESDLIDLYDERGVMKLLFLPQHSHECARGLLVSRESFTVCSINRTSDGAYTCVTPLLSSVDSALLETLHSQMDTLERTRLQQLCIVEARRADSDEKMSQAPPTKTTKKQRKASQVNGPDKEVQCHTRDRKTRS, encoded by the exons atgtttgtttacattaaacaTGGAG ATAATGAGCAGTTCTTTGTCAACACCAACTGCCCAGTTGTTTACCTAATGGAGTATATAAGAACCAGACTGGGACTAGCTGAATCAG atctTATAGATCTGTATGATGAACGAGGGGTCATGAAATTACTCTTCCTGCCCCAGCATTCACATGAGTGTGCTAGAGGACTGTTAGTGTCTAGAGAGTCGTTCACTGTTTGCAGTATTAACC GTACTTCTGATGGGGCTTATACCTGCGTCACACCACTACTGTCCAGTGTTGACTCTGCTCTATTAG AGACACTGCATTCTCAGATGGACACTCTTGAGAGAACTCGCCTCCAGCAGCTTTGTATTGTGGAGGCTCGTAGGGCTGATTCAGATGAAAAAATGTCACAAGCCCCACCAACTAAAACT ACTAAAAAGCAAAGGAAGGCTTCACAGGTAAATGGCCCTGATAAAGAAGTCCAGTGCCACACTAGGGACCGGAAAACAAGGAGCTGA